The Tolypothrix sp. PCC 7712 region AGGAGCCGAGAGAGGAGTAAGGTAGAAATCAGGGTTTTTAGCTTCTACTTTTACAGTAAAGAGGTTAAATCACATTCATCTAACTTGCATTCCATGAGTTTTCAGGGAAAAATCCCCAAATTTTTATTTGGCAAGATTTTTTTGTAACTCTACTAACTTAGATAATTATTGTTTTTCTTTTATTCAAAGAAAACTTGGAATCAGTAAACGAAGTATTAGAGCCTTGAATAAGCTATTGTTTACAGGTAAATCTTTTCGGTTTATGGCGTTTACCCTCCCGCTGTTAATGTGGTTGGGATATAAAGAAGTCAAAAGCCAAATAGTAGAACCGCAAGCAGTCTTAGTGTTAGGCGGTTCAACGAAGAATCTAGAGCGAGAAAAGTTTACAGCAGATTTTGCTAAGAGGCATCCAAATTTACCTATTTGGATCAGTGGTGGCAGTCCACCTAGATCTACACAAAAGGTGTTTTCCAAGGCAGGAATAGATCCTGAACGCTTACACTTGGATTACGAAGCAGTAGATACAGTTACTAATTTTACTACGCTGGTTGATGATTTGCAAGCACACGGAATCAAGAGCGTTTATTTGATTACGTCCGATTTCCATATGCGTCGGGCTAGCGTCATTGGTGAGATTGTTTTAGGTAGTCGCGGTATTGAGTTTAAAACAATACCAGTTCCTTCCAAAACATCTCCTGAACCACTAGAAAAATCTTTCCGCGATGGCGCTAGAGCTATTCTTTGGGTAGCAACTGGTTATACGGGTGCAGAAGATACGTTGCATAAGAAGTGAATGGGGATTGGGGATTGGGTAATGGGGATTGGGGATTGGGTAATGGGTAATGGGTAATGGGTAATGGGTAATGGGTAATGGGTAATGGTAAAAAAAATAATAACAATAGTCCTATTCCCTTTGACCTTTGACCTTTGACCTTTGACCTTTGACCTTTGACCTTTGACCTTTGACCTTTGACCTTTGACCCTTGACCCTTTTTAAATTAAATCCCGATGGGTAAATGCCTTAGCATTTGCGCCAGTGTAGCTCGCTACAATATGACCGTCGCCTATCATTTGATATTTGTAGGTGACTAACCCTTCTAAACCAACAGGGCCTCTTGGAGGCATCTGTTGAGTACTAATGCCTACTTCGGCACCAAAGCCGTAGCGGAAACCATCAGCAAAGCGGGTGGAACAGTTGTGATAAACTCCGGCTGCATTCACTAATCCTAAGAAAGCTTCTGCTGCTGCTAAATCTTCGGTGACGATCGCTTCTGTATGGCGAGAACCATATTCATTAATATGGGCGATCGCATCTTCTATGGAATCTACAATTTTAATTGCCAAAATCAAATCGCTGTATTCTGTTTCCCAGTCTTGTGCTGTAGCTGCGGTGAGATGATGCAAAATTTTGGCGGTGCGTTCATCACCTCTTAATTCCACGTGATTAGCTTGCATGGCTGCGGCTAGCTGTGGTAGATAATCTGCGGCTATGCTGGTATGAACTAGCAAGGTTTCAATAGCGTTACAAGCTGCGGGATATTGGGTTTTAGCATCAACAGCAATAGTAACTGCTTTGGTAATATCAGCGCCTTTATCTATATATAGATGACAAATGCCATCTGCATGACCAAGTACGGGAATGCGAGTATTGTCCTGCACAAACCGCACAAAGGAATTAGAACCTCTGGGAATAATTAAATCTACATATTTATCTAACTGCAAAAGTTCAATAGTTTGTTCTCTAGTTGTTAATAACTGCACTACATCGGGGTTCACAGCAGTGTGAGATAAGCCTTGCTTAATTGCTTTGACTATCGCTTCGCAAGAACGGATTGCTTCTTTACCACCTTTGAGGATTACGCCATTACCTGACTTGATTGCTAAAGAGACAATTTGAATTGCGGCTTCGGGACGTGCTTCAAAAATAATGCCCAAAACGCCTAAAGGACAAGTAATGCGCTTGAGAATTAAACCTGTGTCGATTTCGCGATGAATTTGGACTTTCCCGACTGGATCGGCTAGTTTACCAACATCTCTGACTCCCGCGATCGCATCTCTCAATTTATGTTCATCCAACTGCAAGCGTTTATAAAGTGGTTTGGCAATCCCATCAGCAGTGGCGGCTTCACAATCAGCGATATTGGCTTGCAAAATGTCGTCTCTTGCTGATTCTAAAGCTTGGGCGATCGCTTCAATAGCTTGATTTTTCGCCTCAGTGGAGATAACAGCCAACTTACTAGCAGCAGAGCGGGTTTTTTGAGCGATTCCGATCAAAGGAGAAGCAATATCAACAATAGTCATAGCAAATAATAACTTTCCAGTCAGGCCACAATCTTTGTCTTTTCCCTATCCTACCAACCTTAGTTCATGTTTTTAGACAACATTATTGAATTAGGATTAGCAATTTTTATGTCTAGGGACTAGCGCTAGAGAAGAAAGATTGTAAATTTAATTCAGCCAAAATGGTGGGGGTACAACGTTGTTGTACCCCCACCAATGATATATGTTTCACACAATGGAAAATGACTATAAATTTATTATTTTCATCTCCAATTATAAAAACTCTCTGGAAAGTTGACTCATTTTTGTTTCCAATATGTAAATTGGCTTTATTAACCAATATTTAGATTTTGGTTTGAACAATTTAACCAATTTTCTCACTATTTTTAGTTTGAATGTCAATTTCAAGTTAAAAATCCAAAATCCTCTCTGGGAAAGTTCTAAGCGGAAGTTTCCTCCACTCAGAACTTTCCGCAACATCTAAAATTGATAACTTCAACCATGTTGAACACGCTGTTCAAATTGCTCGCGAGTTTTTTCAACTACTTCAACAGCAGCAGAATAGATATCATTATGTTCCTGTTGCAGCCAGGTTAAAAGGCTAGCAATTTGAGCATTTCTTAAATCTAGATCTGTTTGAAAAATAATTGAAGTTGCCATCAATTGAGCGTATTGAGGTTGATGTCCTTGTTGCACTAAATGAGCAATTAAGCCAGCTAAAGCTTCTTGTCGGACTGGATCTGTATTTGCTTCCTTATACATGGTTTCTAGACAACGATATTTGTTGCAATCATCCTATTTCATGTAAGTGACCATTTTGTATCCGTAGTTTTACTGAAATTACTACGTAATAGAGCCTTAAAAAAAGGATGCTTTTTTAACCCTGTATTTTGATTCTGAGTTTTGTAACAAGACTAACTAATACAAAACAAACAATATGGAATTTAAGACATACAACTCAAATCTCATCAACGTTTTGACAGTATACAACTTAAACATCTGTAAGTATTTATGTTGTATCTTCCTGAACGTTGTTATATTTGTTTACAGTATTTTGGGTGTGATTCTATTTACATTTCAATCGAGTGTTAATAGTATTGTTTTAGTGATTGAGAAATCAATCCGAAAAACAACAACAATGAGTTAAGGTTCAAATTTATGGCAGTCGAAAAAACTAATTCCTCTTCAAGCTTGGCCGAAGTTATTGATCGTATCTTAGACAAAGGTATCGTTGTAGATGCTTGGGTACGTGTATCTCTAGTTGGTATTGAATTACTTGCTATTGAAGCTCGGATCGTTATCGCTTCTGTTGAAACATATTTGAAATATGCAGAAGCTGTTGGTCTAACTCAGTCAGCCGCAGTACCTGCTTAATTATTAAGTAAATAGAAAATATGAGAATTAGCGCTGACTAATTCTCATGTTAACAAGCCGTCCAAATAATCTCAACAAACAACAATAGGTTAAGGTGCAATCATATGGCAGTTGAAAAGACTAATTCCTCCTCTAGCTTGGCAGAAGTTATCGACCGTATTTTAGACAAAGGTATCGTTGTAGATGCTTGGGTACGTGTTTCCTTAGTTGGTATTGAACTACTTGCTATTGAAGCTCGGATCGTTATCGCTTCCGTTGAAACATACTTGAAGTATGCAGAAGCTGTTGGTCTAACTCAATCTGCTGCAGTACCTGCTTAATCATTAAGCAGAGTCCATAATATCAGAATTGCTGAGTTAGCAATTCTGATATTTATACTGCTTTTATCTAATTATCCAAAAGATTCTTGCAACAAGATTTATCCCAGGATAACAGGAAAAAGGCAGATATTGCTTGAGCCACATTTGCTGGAGATAAACCATCCAGAAAATGTGGTTGATTCACAGTGATTTTAGTATGATTGCGGAGAAAATCATGACTCCTTTAATGATCAGAATCCGGCAAGAGCATCGAGGAATAGCAGAGGAAGTAACTCAACTATTTAAAGATACTCAAGAATTCTTGTCCGTGACCACAGCGCAAAGACAAGCGCAAGCTAAAGAACAAGCTGAAAATCTGCATCAGTTCCATAAGGATCTGGAGAAAGACACTGAAGAGTTTTTAACAGATACAGCTAAAGAAAGAATGGCTAAAGCCAAACAGCAAGCTGAAGATCTGTTCCAATTCCATAAGGAAATGGCAGAAAACACCCAAGAGTTTTTGTCAGAAACAGCTAAAGAAAGAATGGCGCAAGCTCAAGAGCAAGCTCGACAATTGCGCGAATTCCATCAAAACCTTGAGCAAACAACCAACGAATTTTTAGCTGACACAGCTAAAGAAAGAATGGCGCAAGCTCAAGAACAAAAACAACAGCTACATCAATTCCGTCAGGATTTGTTTGCTAGCATTTTTGGTACATTTTAGTCTTGCATTAATGCTCCCAACTAATAGATTTTATCTGTTGAAGAATGGGGCTAAATAGTAAAACCCCCTAATCTTCCAGGTAAAAACTGGTAAGACCAGGGGGTAGTCAAATTCAACAATGAGTTTTAGCACGAAACTTAAATAACATATATCGGCACTGATTACAAGGCTTTAGTAAAAAAAACTAACAACCTGTATCTCGTTTCAATCAGTGAACAATAAATAACTCTAACGAATATTGATAGTAACAACAATCGATAGAGCTTTATTTATAGTTTCTGCTCCTATCTTACCACATTGATGTCATTTATGCATCGAATGTTGTGTTTTTTTTGTAAAGTTCTCTTCCCACCATCATTAACTTATGACTAATACCGAAAATCATAAAAAAAGAGCTGTTCTTCGTGTCCGTCCTGGTCAGTTTGTAGTCACACCAGCTATTGAAAAAGTAGCAATTCGAGCGTTACGTTATCTCACATCAGGATTTGCTATTCATTTACGCGGGCCAGCTGGGACAGGTAAAACGACCTTAGCTATGCATTTAGCTAATTGTCTAGATAGACCAATCATGTTGATTTTCGGAGATGACGAATTTAAAAGTTCTGATTTAATCGGCAGCGAATCTGGCTATACACATAAAAAATTATTAGACAATTATATTCACAACGTTCTGAAAGTTGAAGACGAACTCAAACAAAATTGGGTTGATTCTCGCTTAACTTTAGCTTGTCGGGAAGGTTTAACCTTAGTCTACGACGAGTTTAACCGTTCACGTCCAGAAGTAAATAACGTTTTACTGTCGGCCTTAGAAGAAAAAATCCTCACTCTTCCGCCTAGCAGTAATCAGCCAGAATATTTACATGTTCACCCCAAATTCCGGGCTATTTTTACCTCCAATCCTGAAGAATATTGCGGAGTTCACTCCACTCAGGATGCTTTGATGGATCGGTTGGTAACCATTAATATGCCGGAACCAGATGAGCAAACTCAGATTGAAATCTTAACTCATAAAACAGGGATTCATCACGAGTATGCACAGTTAATTGCACGCTTAGTAAAAGCATTTCGTTCGGCAACTGGTGCTGAGAAAACTTCTGGATTGCGGTCTTGTTTGATGGTTGCAAAAGTGTGTGCAGAACACGATATTTTGGTCACACCTGAAAATACAGATTTCCGAGAAATTTGTGCAGATGTCTTGTTCAATCGCACCAATTTATCGGCAAGTGATGCTACAACGCTGTTTCTGGAATTGCTGAACCACGTACAAGTAAAACCAGTAGAACCAGTTGATGATAGCGATCCCTATGATGTGGCTGAGGCTGAAATAGTTGGTGCAGCAGAACCACAAACAGATGCGATCGCAGAACCAGTGACACTAGACGAAAGCTTATTAAGCGACCAACCCAACTAATGTTTTCCTCAAATAAAGCTTAGTACTCAATCAAGACTGTGGTTAATTTCATTCAAGAGTTTAATTCATCGTGACTACTACACCCATCCTGCCAACACGTTCTCAATCTAACTCCAGCCGAGCTATTACTACATCTACTCAAGGTTCTACCTTGGCAGATATTCTCGAGCGAGTTTTAGATAAGGGAATTGTGATTGCTGGTGATATTTCTGTATCTATCGCCTCTACAGAACTGCTGCATATCCGTATCCGCTTATTAATTTCCTCCGTTGATAAAGCTAAAGAGTTGGGCATTAATTGGTGGGAAAATGACCCTTACCTCAGTAGCAAATCTCAACGTTTAGTTGAGGAAAACCAACAACTTCAGCAGCGATTGGAAAGTTTAGAAGCACAGTTACGTTCGCTAACTGCTGCTAAGATAAACAACCCAGAGCTATTTCCAGTCAATGCTGAAGATAATGGCCAAAGCGATGAAGAAAATGTGCCATTGCCTATGAATTATCAGCCTAATGACTAGGCTAAGTAGACTTACATCCCAACAATTCAAGCGCTACAAAACAATTAACAAAAGGTGGCATCATGGCAATGGTTTGCACTCCATCTGAAAATTCCAACGATTTGCTAGCTACCAATTCCAAAGCTAATAACCAAGCTGGCTTAGTTCCTTTACTCTTAACTGTAGTGGAACTAATCCGTCAGCTGATGGAAGCTCAAGTAATCAGACGTATGGAAGAGGAGTGCCTTAGTGAATCTGACTTAGAGCGAGCTGCAGAAAGTTTGCAAAAGTTAGAGGAACAAGTTTTAAATTTATGTCAGATTTTTGAGATTGATCCAGCAGACTTAAATATCCATTTAGGAGAACTTGGTAGTCTTTTACCTGCTGCTGGATCTTATTATCCTGGTGAAACTGGAAATACTCCATCTGTACTAGAACTGTTAGACCGTCTGTTGAACACCGGAGTTGTGGTGGACGGAGAACTAGATTTAGGCGTTGCTCAACTCAATTTAATTCACGCTAAATTGCGGTTAGTTTTAACCTCAAAACCTTTAAATACAAAGTAATTTTTTATGGATGCTGGTCTTTATTTGTACGGTATTTTTTCCGATCCAATTCCTCCAACAGTTAGCTTAAAAGGATTGGATTCCCAACCTGTTTATAGCCAAGTAATTGAAGGTTTTACCTTTTTATACTCAGATGCTAAACAAGAAAAATATTTAGCTTCGCGGCGGAATTTAATTAGCCATGAAAAAGTTTTAGAGCAAGCAATGCAGGAAGGCTTTCGGACTCTGCTACCTCTGCGGTTTGGATTAGTTGTGAAAAATTGGGAAACAGTAATTTCACAACTAATCCAACCATGTGAGCGACAGCTGCGAGATCTGTTTCAAAAATTGGCGGGTAAGCGAGAAGTTAGCGTCAAAATTTTGTGGGATACCAAGGCGGAATTACAA contains the following coding sequences:
- a CDS encoding YdcF family protein, with amino-acid sequence MAFTLPLLMWLGYKEVKSQIVEPQAVLVLGGSTKNLEREKFTADFAKRHPNLPIWISGGSPPRSTQKVFSKAGIDPERLHLDYEAVDTVTNFTTLVDDLQAHGIKSVYLITSDFHMRRASVIGEIVLGSRGIEFKTIPVPSKTSPEPLEKSFRDGARAILWVATGYTGAEDTLHKK
- a CDS encoding glutamate-5-semialdehyde dehydrogenase — its product is MTIVDIASPLIGIAQKTRSAASKLAVISTEAKNQAIEAIAQALESARDDILQANIADCEAATADGIAKPLYKRLQLDEHKLRDAIAGVRDVGKLADPVGKVQIHREIDTGLILKRITCPLGVLGIIFEARPEAAIQIVSLAIKSGNGVILKGGKEAIRSCEAIVKAIKQGLSHTAVNPDVVQLLTTREQTIELLQLDKYVDLIIPRGSNSFVRFVQDNTRIPVLGHADGICHLYIDKGADITKAVTIAVDAKTQYPAACNAIETLLVHTSIAADYLPQLAAAMQANHVELRGDERTAKILHHLTAATAQDWETEYSDLILAIKIVDSIEDAIAHINEYGSRHTEAIVTEDLAAAEAFLGLVNAAGVYHNCSTRFADGFRYGFGAEVGISTQQMPPRGPVGLEGLVTYKYQMIGDGHIVASYTGANAKAFTHRDLI
- the gvpA gene encoding gas vesicle structural protein GvpA, which produces MAVEKTNSSSSLAEVIDRILDKGIVVDAWVRVSLVGIELLAIEARIVIASVETYLKYAEAVGLTQSAAVPA
- the gvpA gene encoding gas vesicle structural protein GvpA, which produces MAVEKTNSSSSLAEVIDRILDKGIVVDAWVRVSLVGIELLAIEARIVIASVETYLKYAEAVGLTQSAAVPA
- the gvpC gene encoding gas vesicle protein GvpC, producing MTPLMIRIRQEHRGIAEEVTQLFKDTQEFLSVTTAQRQAQAKEQAENLHQFHKDLEKDTEEFLTDTAKERMAKAKQQAEDLFQFHKEMAENTQEFLSETAKERMAQAQEQARQLREFHQNLEQTTNEFLADTAKERMAQAQEQKQQLHQFRQDLFASIFGTF
- the gvpN gene encoding gas vesicle protein GvpN; this translates as MTNTENHKKRAVLRVRPGQFVVTPAIEKVAIRALRYLTSGFAIHLRGPAGTGKTTLAMHLANCLDRPIMLIFGDDEFKSSDLIGSESGYTHKKLLDNYIHNVLKVEDELKQNWVDSRLTLACREGLTLVYDEFNRSRPEVNNVLLSALEEKILTLPPSSNQPEYLHVHPKFRAIFTSNPEEYCGVHSTQDALMDRLVTINMPEPDEQTQIEILTHKTGIHHEYAQLIARLVKAFRSATGAEKTSGLRSCLMVAKVCAEHDILVTPENTDFREICADVLFNRTNLSASDATTLFLELLNHVQVKPVEPVDDSDPYDVAEAEIVGAAEPQTDAIAEPVTLDESLLSDQPN
- the gvpJ gene encoding gas vesicle protein, with amino-acid sequence MTTTPILPTRSQSNSSRAITTSTQGSTLADILERVLDKGIVIAGDISVSIASTELLHIRIRLLISSVDKAKELGINWWENDPYLSSKSQRLVEENQQLQQRLESLEAQLRSLTAAKINNPELFPVNAEDNGQSDEENVPLPMNYQPND
- a CDS encoding gas vesicle protein K, with the translated sequence MVCTPSENSNDLLATNSKANNQAGLVPLLLTVVELIRQLMEAQVIRRMEEECLSESDLERAAESLQKLEEQVLNLCQIFEIDPADLNIHLGELGSLLPAAGSYYPGETGNTPSVLELLDRLLNTGVVVDGELDLGVAQLNLIHAKLRLVLTSKPLNTK
- a CDS encoding GvpL/GvpF family gas vesicle protein, yielding MDAGLYLYGIFSDPIPPTVSLKGLDSQPVYSQVIEGFTFLYSDAKQEKYLASRRNLISHEKVLEQAMQEGFRTLLPLRFGLVVKNWETVISQLIQPCERQLRDLFQKLAGKREVSVKILWDTKAELQAMMQSNPDLKQKRDQMEGKNLSMEEVIEIGQLIESNLQQRKEAVIKTFFDELKPLAEEVVESEPMMEEMIYNAAFLIPWDQEALFSQRVEAIDKKFGDRLRIRYNNFTAPYTFAQIS